The Flexivirga aerilata sequence CGGCCGCGGTTCGTCGGTCGAGCCCCACAGCTCGTCGTCGGACTCCCCCAGCACGAACTTCCGCTCGCACGGCACGTCGTCGATCAGGTGCGTGAGCTCGGGGTCGATCATCAGCACCTCGGCGCCGGAGTGCTCGACGATGTATTGCACCTCGGGCACCGAAAGCCGGAAGTTGACCGGCACCAGCACCCGGCCCCAGCCGCTCACGCCGTAGAACGAGGTGAGCAGGCGCGCGCTGTTCTGCGAGACGACCGCGACCCGGCCACCGACCGGCACCCCCATCGCGTCCAGCCCCGCGGCCTGCGCCCGGGCGCGCTTGGCCAGCTCCCGGTAGGTCAGCTCGCCCCCGCCGAATCCCGGTGCGGGCTGGTTGGGTTCGTCCACCACGGCCACGCGGTCCGGGTAGGCCGTCTCGGCCCGATCCAGGAAGTCACGAACGATGAGCGGGTATTCCACGAGCTACCTCCAGGGGGATGTGGTGGCCTCATTGTGGCAACGGTCACACGATGCCGCTACGCATCCCCCACGTTCGTTCGTATGGCGAGAGCCTCGCCGCCGCGGTAGTGCGCGAGCCGGGTCACCCGCGTCGACGGCGGCACGTCGCGCAACTGCGGGTCGTCGACGAACCGCGCGAGCACACCGGCGGTCTCGTCGCTGATCCAGATGCCCTCGGCGTGCCGCGCCCGCATGAGCTGGTCCATCCGCTCCGGGTCGTCGACGCCGCACAGGAAAGACACGCCGAAAACCACTGGCAACCGGCCGAATCCGAAGCCTTCCTTGCTGACGGCGTCGAAGGCGTCCTGCCGGGAGACGACGATGTCCTGCTCGGCGACGAGCCGTGCCGCGCGCTGCACGCGGTCCTGCGCGGCGACGTCCTCCGGCTCGAGCAGTGCGAGCATCTCGTCGCGCACCTGCGGGTCGCGGGTGTCGAGCGGGTCGAGGTCGACACCGCGGCGGCGCACGATGTGCTGCCCGTCGAGCAGCCCCGGCTGGAAACCGTCGGCCACGAGCTCGAGACCACCGGCGGCCCCCACCGCGAGCAGCTCGAGGACGACCGGCTCGGCATACGTCTGGGTGAGGTGGCTGTGCAGCAGCCGCATGATCCGCAGGCCCGCGATCGGGTCGTTCAGCGGCACCGACGGCTCCTGCAGCCGTCTGCCGATCGGCCCGCGGCGGTCGCGCAGCAGCTCGGTCCACAGTTGATAGGAGCGGCCGTCCGGGGGCAACGTGCCGCCGAGCACCGGGAAGTAGTCGGCGAGCGGGTGGTCGCGGCCGGCGCGGCGCAGCTCCAGGCTGGTGACCCGCAACAGCCGCTGCGCGGCCCGCCAGTCGCCGAAGTCGAGGCCGTAGCTCCCGAACGCGGTGAAGGTGCGGTCGTCGCGGCCGGTCTCGGCCGCCATGGTGCGACACCAGTGCCGGTAGAGGGGCCCGTCGAACGCGTCGGCGGCCGCGGCGAACGCGGCTCGGGCCTGGGCGACGTCGACTGCAGACATGGTGCGTGTCACCTTAAAAGGTCGCCGGGCATGATGGAGGGGTGAGTGCACCGAACCCGGCCCTGACCAAGCTCCTCGCCACCGACGGCCTGCTGGAGGAGGACGAGCGCGACCTCGCTGCCGTCGTACGACGATTCGGCGACGAGAAATTGCGCCCGCACCTGGCCGAGTGGTTCGAGGCCGGCACGGTGCCGGCCCGCGAACTCGCGCCCGAGCTGGGCAAACTCGGCCTGCTCGGGATGCACCTGGACGGTTACGGCTGCGCGGGCTCGACGGCCACGCAGTACGGCCTGGCCTGCCTGGAGCTGGAGGCGGCCGACTCCGGCATCCGCTCGCTGATGTCGGTGCAGGGGTCGCTCGCGATGACCGCGATCCACAAGTTCGGCAGCGAGGAGCAGAAGCAGGAGTGGCTGCCGCGGATGGCGGCCGGCGAGGCGCTCGGCTGCTTCGGGCTGACCGAGCCCGACTTCGGCTCCGACCCGGCCGGCATGCGCACCCGCGCCCGTCGCGACGGCGACGACTGGGTGCTCAACGGCTCCAAGATGTGGATCACCAACGGCCCCGTCGCCGACGTCGCGGTCGTGTGGGCGCAGACCGACGACCCTTCGACAAGCTCAGGACGAGGCAAGATCCGCGGCTTCGTGGTGCCGACCGACACCCCCGGCTTCGAGGCGACCGAGATCGAGCACAAGCTGTCGCTGCGTGCCTCGATCACCGGCTCGCTGGCATTCACCGACCTGCGGCTGCCGGGCGACGCGGTGCTGCCCGAGGTGGCCGGTCTGCGCGGTCCGCTGTCGTGCCTGTCCGAGGCGCGCTTCGGCATCCTCTTCGGGGCGATGGGCGCTGCGCGGGAGTGCCTGGAGACCGCGCTGGCGTATGCCGAGAGCCGCAAGGTCTTCGACAAGTCGCTGTCGGGCTACCAGATCACCCAGACCAAGCTCGCGGACATGGCCGTGGAGCTGATGAAGGGGACGCTGCTCGCCATACATCTGGGACGGCTGAAGGACGCCGGCGCGATCACCAATGAGCAGGTCAGTGTCGGAAAACTGAACAACTGCCGCGAGGCGATCAAGATCGCCCGCGAGTGCCGCACGATCCTCGCCGCCAACGGCATCACCCTCGACTACCCGGTGATGCGGCACGCCAACAACCTGGAGTCGGTGATGACCTACGAGGGCACCTCCGAGGTGCACCAGCTCATCATCGGCCAGGCGCTGACCGGCGAATCTGCTTTCCGCTGAGCGGGATTCGGACGGGGCGTCACGCCTCCAGCAGGCGCTGCAGGAAGGTGCGGGTGCGTTCCTTGGTGGGGTGCTCGAGCACCTGCTCGGGCGTGCCGCGTTCGACGACCAGCCCCTCGTCGATGAAGAGCACCTGATCGGCGACCTGCCGCGCGAAGCGGATCTCGTGGGTGACGATCACCATCGTGCGGCCCTCCTGCGCGAGATCCCGTATGACGGCAAGCACCCCACCGACCAGCTCCGGGTCGAGGGCCGACGTCGGCTCGTCGAGCAGGAGCAGCTCCGGCTCGAGCGCCAGCGCCCGGGCAATGCCGACGCGCTGCTGCTGACCGCCGGACAGTTGGTAGGGGTACTTGTCGACGTGTCCGGTCAGCCCCACCTTCTCCAGGAGCTTGCGCGCCTGGTCGTCGGCTTCGGCGGCCGGGCGGTGCTGCACCAGGATCGGGCCCTCGGTGACGTTCTGCAACGCGGTGCGGTGCGGGAAGAGGTTGTGGCTCTGGAAGACCATGCCGCTCTGCGCGCGGTAGCGCCGCACCAGCTCGCGGTCGGGCTTGGCGAGCCGGCCGCCGCGGCCGGGATGGATCCGCCCGAAGTCGACGTCGATGTCGCCGATGCGCACCTCACCGCTGTCGGGCAGTTCCAGCGCGTTGAGCCCGCGCAGCAGGGTGGTCTTGCCCGACCCGGACGGCCCGATGACGACGGTCACGGTGCCCTTGCCGACCTCGAACGAGACGTCCTTGATGACCTCGTGAGCGCCGAATCGCTTTGCCACCGAAGTGACGTCGACCAGTGGGGTGAGCGGAGAACTGTGTGGGATGGTCATCGGGGCCCCCGCAAAGTATCGGAGCGACGAAGGAGCGGAGAACTTTGTGGGGTATTCATCTGACTACGTACCTGTTCAGTCGTTTCTCGAGGCGACCCTGCAGCGCGTTGAGCACGAAGCAGATCACCCAGTAGTAGGCGGCCGCGGCGGTGTAGAGACCCATGTATTCGAAGGTCGGTGCGGCCGCGTTCTGCGCCTTCTGGAAGAGGTCGGCGACCAGGATCACCGAGGTGAGCGAGGTGTCCTTCACCAGCGACACCAGGGTGTTGCCGAGCGGCGGCACCGCGATGCGCGCCGCCTGCGGCAGCACCACCCGTCGCAGGGTCGTGCGGTAGTCCATGCCGATGGTCTCGGCGGCCTCCCATTGACCCTGCGGCACGGCCGCGATCGCCGACCGGATGACCTCTGCGGCATACCCGCCGACGTTGAGACTGAGCGCGAGGATCGCCGCCCCGAACGGGCTGAATTTCAAACCCAGCTGCGGCAATCCGTAGAACACGATGAACAACTGCACCAGCAGCGGCGTGCCGCGGATGATCGAGATGTAGGCGCGGGCGAGCCAGGACACGATCGCGATCGTCGAGCGCCGCATCAGCGCGATCAGCAGGGCGATGGCCAGTCCGAGCACGAAGCTGATCGCGGTCAGCGGGATCGTCGTCCGCAGGGTCGCCAGCAGCATCGGCCACAGGTTGTCGCGCACGATCTGCCAGCTGCTGCGGCTGCCCGCCTGCTTCTCCTGTTGCTGCGCCTTGCTGCCGAAGTATTTGTCGTAGAGCTGTTGCAGCGCGCCGTCGTTGCGCATGGCGGCGATCTGCGCGTTGATCTGCGGCATATAGCCGCTGCCCTTGCGCGCGGCGAACACCGAGTCGGTCTTGTCGTCGGTCGTGGAGACGATCTTGACCTGCTTGTTGCCGGTGGTGTTGAGGTAGTTGCGCACTGCCAGCTCGTCGTTGACGACCACCTGCACGCGGTTCTGCGCCAGGGCGGTCATCGCCTTGTCCATGTCCTGGATCGGCACGATCGTCGCGCCGGCCTTCTTGGCGACCTGCGACCAGTTGCTGGTCAGACTCTGCCCGGCGCGCTTGCCCTTGATGTCGGCGAGCGACCTGATGTCCTTGTTGCCGGCGCCGACGACGACCACACCCGTCGTCGAGATGTAGGGCGCGGACAGGTCGTATTTCGCCTGGCGCTCCGGCGTCGGCGAGATCTCGTTGGCCACCAGGTCGATGCGGCCCGACTCCAGCGCCGCGAAGATCGAGTCGAACGGCGTCTGGACGAACTGCACCTGCACGCCGAGCCGCTTGCCGATCTGCTGGATGAGCTCGACGTCGTAGCCGGTGAGGCTGCCGTTGGCGGCGTGATAGCTGAACGGCGGGTAGACGCCCTCGGTGCCGACCCGCAGCACCTTCGGCACGGCCGCCGCCGGCGCGGCATGCGCCGGCTCCGGAGCGGCTGCCCGGGCGACACCCGCCGGCCCGGCGAGCGCCAACAGCACCGCGACGACCGCGAGGACTACCCGCGCGGCAAGTAAGCGAACGTTATGCACCACGTGAGGCTAGTGCATCCATCGGCCGGCTCCGCCGGCCGATGTCTTCGCCGGCGCCGGTGTCCTCGGTGGGCGGCGGTGTCCCGGTAGGCGCCAGTCCCCCACAGCGCCGCCGATGTCCGCGCGGGCGTCGTCGGAGCGGGCGTCGTCGGAGCGGGCGTCGTCGGAGTCGGATAGTCCTCGCCGCGATCCGCAACCTGGTTGCGCCGGACGCAACCAGGTTGCGCATCGCCGCGCAGACTGCATCGCTCCGACGGACCATCGCGCGAGCAGGGCCCGTGGCCGGTGGAGGTCACCGGCGGGGGCACCGGTCACGGGCTCAGCTGACCGTGAGCTCCGCGATCTGCAGCAGGTTGAGCGCCGAGCCCTTGCGCAGGTTGTCGGCGCAGATGAACAACTCGATCGCCTTCGGGAAGCCGTCGAGCCGGCGCACGCGGCCCGCGAAGACCGGATCGGCGCCGACCACGTCGACCGGCGTCGGCCACGCGTCATCCAGCGACTCCGCCGAATCATCAAGCACCACAACCGAATTGGACGACTCGGTGAGCACCCGCACTGCGTCGTCGCGGTCGACGTCGGTCGCAAACGTCGCGTGCACCGACACCGAGTGGGTGCGCACGACCGGCACCTGCACACAGGTGACGGCGACCGGCAGGTGCGGCACCCGCATCAGCGACCGCAGCTCGTCGCGGACGTGGGTCTCGGAGTCGGTCGCGCCGGCCTCGGCGGGGTCGCCGACCCACGGGATGAGGTTGAACGCGACCGGTGCCGGGAAGGGCGAGGTGCCGAGATCGGAGAGCATCCGGCGCACGTCCCCGGGGGACTGGCCGACGCCCTGGTTGCCGGCGAGCTCCATCGTCTCGTCATACAGCCGCAATGCGCCGGCGACACCCGCGTCGGTGACCGCCTGCATGGTCGTGGCGACCACCGACGTCAGCTGCCACGCACTGTGCAGCGACCACAGCGCGCCGACCATCATCAGCGTCGGCCCGCTCGGGCTGGCGACGATGCCCTGCGGGTGGTAGCGCGCGGCATCCGGGTTGATCTCCGGCACCACCAGCGGCACGTCCTCGCGGCCGGTGAACTCGCCGGAGCTGTCGATCACGACCGCACCGGCGGCGACCGCGACCGGCACCCACCGGGCGGCGACCTCCGCGGGCACCGCCATGACGACGACGTCGACCCCCTCGAAGGCGTTGTCGTCGAGCTCGCGCACGACGACGTCCTGCCCGAGGATCGTCATACGCCGGCCGACCGAGCGGCCGGACGCGATCGGGCGGATCTCACCCCAGATGTCGTCGCGGGTCGGCAACAACGAGAGCAGTGAGAGCCCGACGACGCCGGTGGCGCCCACGAGTGCGAGGGTCGGCTTGTCCCCGATCATCAAGTTACGACCGCGCTGCCGCGATGGCCTCCGCAATCTGAATCGTGTTGAGCGCGGCGCCCTTTCGCAGGTTGTCACCGGCGACGAAAAGCACCAGCCCCTTGCCGTCGGGCACCGACTGGTCCTGCCGGATCCGCCCGACGTATGACGGGTCGGTGCCGGCCGCCTCGAGCGGCGTCGGGACGTCGACGACCACGACGCCGGGGGCGTTCTCGAGCAGCTCCGTGGCCTGCGCCGGAGTGATCGCCTGGTCGAACTCGGCGTGGATCGCCAGCGAGTGTCCGGTGAAGACCGGCACGCGCACGCAGGTGCCGGCCACCGCGAGATCGGGCAGCCCGAGGATCTTGCGCGACTCGTTGCGCAGCTTCTGCTCCTCGTCGGTCTCCTCGCTGCCGTCACCGACGATCGAGCCGGCCATCGGCAGCACGTTGTAGGCGATCGGTGCGACGTACTTCTTGGCCGGCCCGAGCTCGACGGCCGAACCGTCGTGGGTCAGCGCCTCGAGGTTGCTCTCGACACCCTGGCGGATCTCACCGGCGAGCTCCTCGACCCCGGCGAGGCCGGAGCCCGAAACGGCCTGGTAGCTGGCGACCACGAGCCGGCGCAGACCGGCCGCCTCGGCGAGCGGCTTGAGCACCGGCATCGCGGCCATCGTGGTGCAGTTGGGGTTGGCGATGATGCCCTTCGTGGCCTGCGAGATCTGCTCCGGGTTGACCTCGGAGACGACCAGCGGCACCTCGTCGTCCATCCGCCAGGCCGACGAGTTGTCGATGACCGTCACGCCCGCGGCGGCGAAGCGGGGCGCCTGCTCACGGGAGGTGCTGCCACCGGCCGAGAAGATCGCGATGTCGAGACCGGTCGGGTCCGCGGTCGTGGCGTCCTCGACCACCAATCGCTTGCCCTGCCAGTCGATTTCGCGCCCGGCCGAACGCGGCGAGGCAAACAGGCGCAGCTCGCCCAGCGGGAAGTTGCGCTCTGCGAGCAGGCGCAGCACGACGCCGCCGACCTGTCCGGTGGCGCCGACGACGCCGACGTTCACGGGCTTGACGTTGTCGCGCTTGACGTTCTCGTGCTTGACGTTCTCGCTGGAGCTCATCGTCCGGTGCCTCCGTAGACCACTGCTTCGCCGTCGGAGGAGTCGAGCCCGAACGCGGTGTGCACCGCGCGGACCGCGTCGTCCAGCTGGTCGTCCTTGGTGACGACCGAGACCCGGATCTCCGAGGTCGAGATCATCTCGATGTTGATGCCGTTGTCGGCGAGTGCCTGGAAGAGAGTGGCGGAAACGCCCGGGTTGCTGCGCATGCCCGAGCCGACCAGAGAGAGTTTGCCGATCTGGTCGTCATACTGCAGTGACTCGAAGCCGAGCTGGTCCTTGATCGCCTGCAGCACCTGCACGCCGCGCTGCCCGTCGGTCTTGGGCAGCGTAAACGAGACATCGGTCTTGCCCGTGGAGACGGCCGAGACGTTCTGCACGATCATGTCGATGTTGATGCCGCCCTCGGCGATCGCCTTGAAGATCGAGGCGGCCTGGCCCGGCGAGTCGTCGACCCCGACGACGGTGATCTTGGCCTCGCTGCGGTCGTGCGCGACGCCGGCGATGATCGGTGCCTCCACGTCGTCGTCCTCTCCTTGTGGTTGGTAGACCCAGGTGCCCTCGCGGTGACTGAACGACGAGCGCACGTGGATCGGCAGGTTGAAGCGGCGGGCGTATTCGACGCAGCGCAGCATCAGCACCTTCGCGCCGGACGCCGCCATCTCCTGCATCTCCTCGTTGGCGATGCGGTCGACCTTGCGCGCGGTCGGCACGATGCGCGGGTCGGCGGTGAAGATGCCGTCGACGTCGGTGTAGATCTCGCACACGTCGGCGTTGAGCGCGGCGGCGAGCGCGACGGCGGTGGTGTCGGAGCCGCCACGGCCGAGCGTGGTGATCTCCTTGGTGTTCTGACTGACGCCCTGGAAGCCGGCGACGATCACGATGTGCCCGGCGCCGAGCGCCTCGGTGATGCGGCCCGGGGTGACATCGATGATGCGCGCCTTGCCGTGCACGTCGTCGGTGATGACGCCGGCCTGCGAGCCGGTGAACGACCGGGCGGAGTCGCCCAGGTTGGCGATCGCCATGGACACCAGCGCCATCGACATGCGCTCGCCCGCGGTCAGCAGCATGTCGAGCTCACGCTCGGGCGGCGCCGGCGAGACGGCGTCGGCGAGGTCGAGCAGCTCGTCGGTCGTGTCGCCCATCGCGGAGACCACCACGCACACCTGGTTGCCGGCCTTGCGGGTGTCGACGATGCGGCGCGCGACCCGCTTGATGCTGTCGGCGTCGGCCAGCGACGAGCCGCCGTATTTCTGGACCACGAGAGGCACGTGCGTTCAGGCCTTTCCGGACGGGTCGGTGGCGGAGCCTCGATTCTAACGAGGGGTCCACATACCGACTGCGGTGGCCGTATGCCGGACGCGCGGGCGCCCGTGCTTCGGCGTGACCTGCGTCATACATCTCGCGCGCGTACCCGAAAAAACACACCAGTATGCAGGTTGATTTCAACCTTTGGGTGAACTAATGAGAAGCTGTCAGGGTGTCGATCCGCTCGGAGGGGGTTGGCGACCTGACAGCCGCGACGCGTCGGACCGAATCTGGCCCGGCGCTCCTTCCCCTGCGCTGGCGTGCCTACCGAGCCCCCCGCTGGTGGTTCGAGCTCACCGTCCTGGTCGTGCTCGACCTGGTCTACGAGCAGTTGCGCAACCTGGTGCCGACGCACAAGCAGGAGGCGATCAACCGCGGCTGGCGGCTGCTGGAGTTCACCCAGGACCTGCACCTCGACATCGAGCTGACGCTCAACCAGTTCCTGGTGCGGCACGAGTGGCTGGCCCAGATCGCCAACTACGACTACTCGTTCCTGCACCTGCCGGTGACCGGCGGCACCCTGATCTGGCTGTTCTGGAAGCACCGCCGCGTCTACAAGACCGCCCGCACCGTGCTGGTCTTCACCACCATCCTCGGGCTGATCGGCTTCTGGATCGTGCCGATGGCGCCGCCGCGGCTGCTGCCGGGCGCCGGCTTCGTCGACACGGTCGTCTACTTCAAGACGTTCGGGTCATGGGCCACGCCGACGGTCGCGGACAACTCCAACCTGTATGCCGCGATGCCGAGCCTGCACTGCGCCTGGGCGCTCTGGGTGGGGCTGTGCGTGTTCTTTGTCGCCCGCAACCGGGTGGTCCGCACGATCGCGGTGCTCTACCCGGTCTGGACGGTGTTCGTGGTGATGGCGACCGCCAACCACTTCGTCTTCGACGCGGTCGCCGGCTGGGCGTGCATCGCGATCTCGACCGCGGCCGTGTGGGCGCTGTTCGGACACAACCCGTGGCACCCGGCGATGACCAAGGAAGAGCTCACGCTCACCCGTGAGCCGGCCGATCAGCGGCCGTCCGAGCTGGTCGAGTAGCCGAGCCTCCCTCTGTGCTGGTCGAGTAGCCGAGCCGCTAGGCGAGGCGTATCGAGACCAGCCCCCCGTCGCTGGTCGAGTAGCCGAGCCGGCCCCCTCGCTGGTCGAGTAGCCGAGCCGTATCGAGACCAGCGCTCTCCCGACACCAGCACCCCTCACGGGTGCAGCGCCTCGAACTCCGCGTCCGCCACCGTCTCGTCGTCGGCGTCCAATCGCAGGTGCGCGAGGATCGTCTGCACGACGCGCAGCGCCGCCGAACCCCGCACGCCCCACTGCGACAGGTAGCTGAACTGCCACCACCACAGCGCCTCGACGATGCGGCCCCGGTCGTAGTGGGCGAGGCCGTGCTCGAGCGCGCCGACGATGTCGGTGAGGTCGTCCGACAGCGCGCCGCGGGCCGGCTCGACCGAGGTCAGCGGGTCGACCACGTCGGCGTAGTCGTCGATGCCGTCGAGCAGATTGGCCAGGCCCATGCGCAGCGCGTCGAGGTTGCTCTCCGGGCCGGGGTCGGCCTCGAAGCGTTCCTCGGGCACGACGTCCTGGATCGCGCCCAGCCGGGCACCGGACACCTGCAGTTGCGCGAGCATGAGCAACAGGAGCGGGATCGCCTGGTCCGGGGCGGAGCCGGCGGCGAGTTCGCGGATCGCCATACAGAACGAGCGGGCGTCGGTGGCCGTCTCGTGGGCGAGGGCGCCCACCTCGAGCGGGTCGTTGGCGGGCGGCTGACTCTCAGGCATCGACGACTCTCCGTCCCTCGAAGGCCCGACCGAGGGTGACCTCGTCGGCGTACTCCAAGTCTCCACCGACCGGGAGGCCGGACGCCAGCCTCGTCACCCGCAGGCCCATCGTGCGCAGCAACCGGGACAGGTAGGTGGCGGTCGCTTCGCCGTTGAGGTTGGGGTTGGTCGCGAGGATGACCTCCTGGATCGGCTCGTCGCCGAGCCGTCGCACCAGTTCGGTGATCTTCAGGTCGTCGGGGCCGATGCCGTCGATCGGGCTGATCGCGCCGCCAAGCACGTGATAGCGGCCGCGGAACTCCCGGGTGCGCTCGATCGCGACGACGTCCTTCGGCTCCTCGACCACGCAGAGGAAGCTCTGGTCCCGCTTCACGTCGAGGCAGATGCGGCACTCGGTGTCCTCGGCGACGTTGAAGCAGCGCTCGCAGAAGCGCACCTTCTCGCGCACGACCGTGAGCACCTCGGTCAGCCGGCGCACGTCCGCCGGGTCGGCCTGCAACAGGTGGAACGCGATGCGCTGGGCCGACTTCGGACCCACGCCCGGCAGCCGGCCGAGCTCGTCGATCAGGTCCTGGACCACGCCTTCGTACACGAGAGTCGAGCCTAGACTCCGGGCCTGACATGCGGGCCACCGCCGCCGAGGTAGCAGTGGCGGTCATTATGGCGCGCCCATAACGACCGCCACTGCTACCTCGACGCTCCTAAGGGGAGGAGGGCAGCTCAGGGGTGGAGGGTCGCCGGTAGACCACGAGCGCCAGCTGAGCGAGCTGCCGGTAGGGGTCCATCGAGCCCAGGCGCTCCTCGACGTCCAGCAGGGCCGCGAGTTCGGCCGGGTCCGATGGTGGCGCGGCGTCGAGTTCGGCGGAGTCGACGGCGAGGCGCACGCCATACCACTGCTCGAGCCGCAGGCCTGCCCGTTCGGCGGTCGCCGCCAACCGGTCGAGGTTGTCCGCACGAGCCGGCGCGCCGATCTCGTTGGTGTAGCGCACATCTCGACCTTCCGCTCGTGCCGCGTCCCACTCGGCGAGCGCGTCCAGCGTGGCCTTCCAGTCCTGACGCGCGGCCGGTCGCCAGGCGACCGAACTCTCCGAGCGCACCGCTATCGCGAGGACCCCGCCCGGTGCGACGTATGACGCGAGCGCCGCGAGCGGCGCCTGGCCTTCCGGGAGATACATGAACACCCCGAGCGCGAGCACCGCGTCATACGACGCGTCACCGAGGACTGCGTCGAGTCGCCCGATCTGCCCGTCCCGCAAGGTGATGCGCGCACGAACCTCATCCGGCAGCGCGCTCTCCGCGTCCGCGAACGCTGTGCGCATCGCGGGATCCGGTTCGACGGCAGTGACCCGGTGACCGAGCCCGGCCAGCCGCAATGCCTGCGTCCCCTGCCCGGCGCCGACGTCGAGCACCGTGCTCGGCGGGGCGCTCAGGTGGTGGGCCAGGTAGCGCGCCACCATCTCCTGCCGGACCACGTTGCGCACCGCGCCGAGTCGCCGCATCCACAGCGCCCGCCCGGAGTCGAAGGTGCCGAACGAATCACCAGCAGGGTCAGTCGAATTCACATTTTCTCCACGGTCCTGCCGATCTCAGGTCGCGGGCGGGCGCTCGTTGTAGCCGGGTGCGCGCTCCTGGCCGGAAAGCGCGGCGATCGCGTCCATGATCTCGTCGGTCGCCTGACGCCGTGCCTTGCCCGCCGGCATCGCTTTGTATGACGACCCGAACGTCAGCGGCTCGCCGAACTTCACGCTCACCTTCGCCAGC is a genomic window containing:
- a CDS encoding DUF2332 family protein is translated as MSAVDVAQARAAFAAAADAFDGPLYRHWCRTMAAETGRDDRTFTAFGSYGLDFGDWRAAQRLLRVTSLELRRAGRDHPLADYFPVLGGTLPPDGRSYQLWTELLRDRRGPIGRRLQEPSVPLNDPIAGLRIMRLLHSHLTQTYAEPVVLELLAVGAAGGLELVADGFQPGLLDGQHIVRRRGVDLDPLDTRDPQVRDEMLALLEPEDVAAQDRVQRAARLVAEQDIVVSRQDAFDAVSKEGFGFGRLPVVFGVSFLCGVDDPERMDQLMRARHAEGIWISDETAGVLARFVDDPQLRDVPPSTRVTRLAHYRGGEALAIRTNVGDA
- a CDS encoding acyl-CoA dehydrogenase family protein produces the protein MSAPNPALTKLLATDGLLEEDERDLAAVVRRFGDEKLRPHLAEWFEAGTVPARELAPELGKLGLLGMHLDGYGCAGSTATQYGLACLELEAADSGIRSLMSVQGSLAMTAIHKFGSEEQKQEWLPRMAAGEALGCFGLTEPDFGSDPAGMRTRARRDGDDWVLNGSKMWITNGPVADVAVVWAQTDDPSTSSGRGKIRGFVVPTDTPGFEATEIEHKLSLRASITGSLAFTDLRLPGDAVLPEVAGLRGPLSCLSEARFGILFGAMGAARECLETALAYAESRKVFDKSLSGYQITQTKLADMAVELMKGTLLAIHLGRLKDAGAITNEQVSVGKLNNCREAIKIARECRTILAANGITLDYPVMRHANNLESVMTYEGTSEVHQLIIGQALTGESAFR
- a CDS encoding amino acid ABC transporter ATP-binding protein — encoded protein: MTIPHSSPLTPLVDVTSVAKRFGAHEVIKDVSFEVGKGTVTVVIGPSGSGKTTLLRGLNALELPDSGEVRIGDIDVDFGRIHPGRGGRLAKPDRELVRRYRAQSGMVFQSHNLFPHRTALQNVTEGPILVQHRPAAEADDQARKLLEKVGLTGHVDKYPYQLSGGQQQRVGIARALALEPELLLLDEPTSALDPELVGGVLAVIRDLAQEGRTMVIVTHEIRFARQVADQVLFIDEGLVVERGTPEQVLEHPTKERTRTFLQRLLEA
- a CDS encoding ABC transporter substrate-binding protein/permease — its product is MHNVRLLAARVVLAVVAVLLALAGPAGVARAAAPEPAHAAPAAAVPKVLRVGTEGVYPPFSYHAANGSLTGYDVELIQQIGKRLGVQVQFVQTPFDSIFAALESGRIDLVANEISPTPERQAKYDLSAPYISTTGVVVVGAGNKDIRSLADIKGKRAGQSLTSNWSQVAKKAGATIVPIQDMDKAMTALAQNRVQVVVNDELAVRNYLNTTGNKQVKIVSTTDDKTDSVFAARKGSGYMPQINAQIAAMRNDGALQQLYDKYFGSKAQQQEKQAGSRSSWQIVRDNLWPMLLATLRTTIPLTAISFVLGLAIALLIALMRRSTIAIVSWLARAYISIIRGTPLLVQLFIVFYGLPQLGLKFSPFGAAILALSLNVGGYAAEVIRSAIAAVPQGQWEAAETIGMDYRTTLRRVVLPQAARIAVPPLGNTLVSLVKDTSLTSVILVADLFQKAQNAAAPTFEYMGLYTAAAAYYWVICFVLNALQGRLEKRLNRYVVR
- a CDS encoding aspartate-semialdehyde dehydrogenase, giving the protein MIGDKPTLALVGATGVVGLSLLSLLPTRDDIWGEIRPIASGRSVGRRMTILGQDVVVRELDDNAFEGVDVVVMAVPAEVAARWVPVAVAAGAVVIDSSGEFTGREDVPLVVPEINPDAARYHPQGIVASPSGPTLMMVGALWSLHSAWQLTSVVATTMQAVTDAGVAGALRLYDETMELAGNQGVGQSPGDVRRMLSDLGTSPFPAPVAFNLIPWVGDPAEAGATDSETHVRDELRSLMRVPHLPVAVTCVQVPVVRTHSVSVHATFATDVDRDDAVRVLTESSNSVVVLDDSAESLDDAWPTPVDVVGADPVFAGRVRRLDGFPKAIELFICADNLRKGSALNLLQIAELTVS
- a CDS encoding aspartate-semialdehyde dehydrogenase, yielding MSSSENVKHENVKRDNVKPVNVGVVGATGQVGGVVLRLLAERNFPLGELRLFASPRSAGREIDWQGKRLVVEDATTADPTGLDIAIFSAGGSTSREQAPRFAAAGVTVIDNSSAWRMDDEVPLVVSEVNPEQISQATKGIIANPNCTTMAAMPVLKPLAEAAGLRRLVVASYQAVSGSGLAGVEELAGEIRQGVESNLEALTHDGSAVELGPAKKYVAPIAYNVLPMAGSIVGDGSEETDEEQKLRNESRKILGLPDLAVAGTCVRVPVFTGHSLAIHAEFDQAITPAQATELLENAPGVVVVDVPTPLEAAGTDPSYVGRIRQDQSVPDGKGLVLFVAGDNLRKGAALNTIQIAEAIAAARS
- a CDS encoding aspartate kinase, with translation MPLVVQKYGGSSLADADSIKRVARRIVDTRKAGNQVCVVVSAMGDTTDELLDLADAVSPAPPERELDMLLTAGERMSMALVSMAIANLGDSARSFTGSQAGVITDDVHGKARIIDVTPGRITEALGAGHIVIVAGFQGVSQNTKEITTLGRGGSDTTAVALAAALNADVCEIYTDVDGIFTADPRIVPTARKVDRIANEEMQEMAASGAKVLMLRCVEYARRFNLPIHVRSSFSHREGTWVYQPQGEDDDVEAPIIAGVAHDRSEAKITVVGVDDSPGQAASIFKAIAEGGINIDMIVQNVSAVSTGKTDVSFTLPKTDGQRGVQVLQAIKDQLGFESLQYDDQIGKLSLVGSGMRSNPGVSATLFQALADNGINIEMISTSEIRVSVVTKDDQLDDAVRAVHTAFGLDSSDGEAVVYGGTGR
- a CDS encoding phosphatase PAP2 family protein, translating into MSIRSEGVGDLTAATRRTESGPALLPLRWRAYRAPRWWFELTVLVVLDLVYEQLRNLVPTHKQEAINRGWRLLEFTQDLHLDIELTLNQFLVRHEWLAQIANYDYSFLHLPVTGGTLIWLFWKHRRVYKTARTVLVFTTILGLIGFWIVPMAPPRLLPGAGFVDTVVYFKTFGSWATPTVADNSNLYAAMPSLHCAWALWVGLCVFFVARNRVVRTIAVLYPVWTVFVVMATANHFVFDAVAGWACIAISTAAVWALFGHNPWHPAMTKEELTLTREPADQRPSELVE
- a CDS encoding DUF5063 domain-containing protein; its protein translation is MPESQPPANDPLEVGALAHETATDARSFCMAIRELAAGSAPDQAIPLLLLMLAQLQVSGARLGAIQDVVPEERFEADPGPESNLDALRMGLANLLDGIDDYADVVDPLTSVEPARGALSDDLTDIVGALEHGLAHYDRGRIVEALWWWQFSYLSQWGVRGSAALRVVQTILAHLRLDADDETVADAEFEALHP